A single window of Malus sylvestris chromosome 5, drMalSylv7.2, whole genome shotgun sequence DNA harbors:
- the LOC126622725 gene encoding myosin-6-like isoform X3, protein MAAAISLVVGSLVWIEDPEEAWLDGEIVEIKGENYKVLCTSGKTVVVKASNVYPKDAEAPPCGVDDMTKLAYLHEPGVLDNLRSRYDINEIYTYTGSILIAVNPFCRLPHLYDSHMMEQYKGADFGELSPHPFAVADAAYRLMINDGISQSILVSGESGAGKTESTKLLMRYLAYMGGKAAAEGRSVEQQVLESNPVLEAFGNAKTVRNNNSSRFGKFVELQFDKNGRISGAAIRTYLLERSRVCQVSSPERNYHCFYMLCAAPPEDVQRFKLGHPKTFHYLNQSDCIELDGLDDAEEYIATRKAMEVVGISTEEQDAIFRVVAAILHLGNIEFAKGKEMDSSMPKDNKSLFHLKTAAELFMCDAKALEDSLCKRVIVTRDETITKWLDPEAAAVSRDALAKVVYSRLFDWLVDKINNSIGQDPDSKFLIGVLDIYGFESFKTNSFEQFCINLTNEKLQQHFNQHVFKMEQEEYTKEEIDWSYIEFVDNQDILDMIEKKPGGIIALLDEACMFPRSTHETFAQKLYQTFKNHKRFTKPKLSQSDFTICHYAGDVTYQTELFLDKNKDYVVAEHQALLSASTCSFVSGMFTSLVEDSSKSSKFSSIGSRFKQQLQQLLETLSSTEPHYIRCVKPNNVLKPAIFENKNVLQQLRCGGVMEAIRISCAGYPTRKAFVEFVDRFGLLAPEVLDGSTDEVNACKKLLEKVGLEGYQIGKTKVFLRAGQMAELDARRSEVLGRSASIIQRKVRSYLAKRSFILLRLSAIRLQAACRGHLARHVYQGMRREASSQMIQRHLRMYLARKAYKELYCSAVSIQTGMRGLTARNELRFRRQTRAAIIIQSHTRKFLARLHYRKTKKAAITTQCAWRGKVARMELRKLKMAARETGALQAAKNKLEKQVEELTWRLQLEKRIRADLEEAKTQENEKLQSALQDMQVQFKETKAMLEKEREALKRAEKVVPVIQEVPVVDHGLMEKLTNENEQLKALVNSLEIKIDETEKKYEEANKMSEERLKQALEAESQIIKLKTNIQRLFELEEKFADIESENKILRQQQISTPVKRAHEHPPIPPTPETHEPQSATPKKFGTESDSKLRRSLVERQHESVDALINCVVKNVGFSQGKPVAAITIYKCLLHWKSFEAERTSVFDRLIQMIGSEIENQDNNDHMAYWLSNTSALLFLLQRSLKGAGAKKPPAPTSLFGRMTMGFRSSPSSANLAPALDVVRQVEAKYPALLFKQQLTAYVEKIYGIIRDNLKRELNPLLSLCIQAPRASKGVLRSGRSFGKDSPASHWLSIIDSLSTFLSTLKENFVPPVLVKEIFTQTFSYINVQLFNSLLLRRECCTFSNGEYVKSGLAELELWCCQAKEEYAGSSWDELKHIRQAVGFLVIHQKYRISYDEITNDLCPILSVQQLYRICTLYWDDNYNTRSVSPDVISSMRVLMTEDSNNAVSNSFLLDDNSSIPFSVDDLSTSLQEKEFSDVQPAEELLEHPAFEFLHERG, encoded by the exons GCTGCTGCTATTAGTCTTGTGGTTGGATCTCTTGTTTGGATCGAGGATCCTGAAGAAGCTTGGCTCGATGGTGAAATTGTGGAGATTAAAGGTGAAAACTACAAGGTTCTCTGCACTTCAGGAAAGACG GTTGTCGTTAAAGCCTCAAATGTCTATCCTAAAGATGCTGAGGCCCCACCCTGTGGAGTGGATGATATGACCAAGCTGGCTTATTTGCATGAACCAGGTGTCCTAGATAATTTACGGTCACGATATGATATCAATGAAATATAT ACGTACACAGGGAGCATTTTGATTGCTGTGAACCCTTTTTGTAGACTACCTCATCTGTATGATAGCCATATGATGGAACAATATAAAGGGGCTGATTTCGGTGAACTAAGCCCACACCCGTTTGCTGTTGCAGACGCAGCATATAG ACTTATGATTAATGACGGAATAAGTCAGTCAATATTGGTTAGTGGTGAGAGTGGGGCTGGTAAAACAGAAAGCACCAAACTGCTTATGCGCTATCTTGCCTACATGGGAGGGAAAGCTGCTGCTGAAGGGAGGAGTGTTGAGCAGCAAGTCTTGGAG TCAAATCCTGTTTTAGAAGCATTTGGGAATGCGAAGACTGTTAGAAACAATAATTCCAG TCGTTTTGGTAAGTTTGTGGAGCTTCAGTTTGATAAGAATGGGAGGATCTCCGGGGCTGCAATAAGAACATACTTGCTTGAAAGATCGCGTGTTTGTCAGGTGTCCAGTCCTGAAAGAAACTATCACTGTTTCTACATGCTTTGCGCTGCACCACCTGAG GATGTTCAAAGGTTCAAATTGGGacacccaaaaacatttcacTATTTGAATCAATCAGAttgtattgaattggatgggctTGATGATGCCGAAGAATACATTGCTACAAGGAAGGCAATGGAGGTTGTTGGAATAAGTACTGAAGAACAG GATGCCATATTTCGAGTTGTGGCAGCAATTCTACATCTCGGAAACATTGAATTTGCAAAGGGAAAGGAAATGGACTCGTCCATGCCGAAGGACAACAAGTCTTTGTTCCACCTAAAAACTGCTGCTGAGCTTTTCAT GTGTGATGCGAAGGCGCTAGAAGATTCTCTTTGCAAACGTGTTATTGTTACGCGTGATGAAACAATCACAAAATGGCTGGATCCAGAAGCCGCAGCTGTCAGTAGAGATGCTTTGGCTAAAGTTGTGTACTCGAGATTGTTTGATTG GCTGGTGGATAAGATTAACAATTCAATTGGTCAGGACCCTGACTCAAAGTTCTTAATTGGAGTTCTCGACATTTATGGATTTGAGAGTTTCAAAACTAACAG TTTTGAGCAATTTTGCATCAATTTGACGAATGAGAAGCTTCAGCAACATTTCAATCAG CACGTTTTCAAAATGGAGCAAGAGGAATATACAAAAGAAGAGATTGATTGGAGTTACATTGAATTTGTTGACAACCAAGATATCCTAGATATGATTGAAAAG AAACCTGGTGGCATAATTGCTCTTCTCGATGAAGCTTG TATGTTTCCAAGATCGACACATGAAACATTTGCTCAGAAGTTATATCAAACATTCAAAAATCATAAGCGCTTCACCAAACCAAAATTGTCACAAAGTGACTTCACAATTTGCCATTATGCTGGTGAT GTCACTTATCAAACTGAATTGTTTCTGGACAAGAACAAGGACTATGTGGTTGCTGAGCATCAAGCGCTTTTGAGTGCTTCTACATGTTCCTTTGTCTCGGGCATGTTTACGTCGTTAGTTGAGGATTCATCCAAGTCGTCAAAGTTCTCTTCAATAGGTTCTCGGTTTAAG CAACAACTGCAACAATTGCTTGAAACTCTCAGTTCTACGGAGCCACATTATATTCGGTGTGTAAAACCCAACAATGTTCTTAAGCCAGCAATCTTTGAGAACAAAAATGTTCTGCAACAACTTCGTTGTGGG GGGGTCATGGAAGCAATCAGGATAAGCTGTGCTGGATATCCTACTAGAAaagcttttgttgaatttgTAGACCGATTTGGCCTCCTTGCACCCGAAGTTCTGGATGGGAG CACTGATGAGGTCAATGCTTGCAAGAAACTTTTAGAGAAGGTGGGCCTAGAAGGCTATCAG ATTGGTAAAACGAAGGTCTTCCTTCGGGCTGGTCAGATGGCGGAATTGGATGCTCGTAGAAGTGAGGTCTTGGGAAGATCAGCTAGTATTATTCAAAGGAAAGTTCGTTCTTATTTGGCTAAAAGAAGTTTTATTTTGCTCCGTCTTTCTGCAATACGACTCCAAGCTGCTTGTAGAG GACATCTTGCTCGACATGTCTATCAGGGCATGAGGAGAGAAGCTTCCAGTCAGATGATCCAAAGGCATTTGCGCATGTATCTTGCTAGGAAAGCTTACAAAGAATTGTATTGCTCTGCTGTATCTATTCAGACCGGTATGCGAGGGTTAACTGCACGTAATGAGCTACGCTTTAGAAGGCAGACCAGAGCAGCAATTATCATCcag AGTCACACTCGCAAGTTCTTGGCACGGTTGCATTATAGGAAGACAAAGAAAGCTGCAATTACCACACAATGTGCTTGGAGAGGAAAGGTTGCTCGTATGGAACTACGAAAGCTTAAGATG GCTGCAAGGGAAACGGGAGCTCTCCAAGCtgccaaaaataaattagaaaagcAAGTTGAAGAATTGACATGGAGATTACAGCTGGAGAAACGCATAAGG GCCGACTTGGAAGAAGCCaaaacacaagaaaatgaaaaactacAGTCTGCTTTGCAAGATATGCAAGTTCAATTTAAGGAAACGAAGGCGATGCTTGAGAAGGAGCGTGAAGCCTTAAAAAGAGCAGAAAAAGTAGTCCCGGTAATACAGGAGGTTCCAGTTGTTGACCATGGCTTGATGGAGAAGCTAACCAATGAAAATGAACAACTTAAG GCTTTAGTGAATTCACTGGAGATAAAAATTGACGAAACAGAAAAGAAATATGAAGAGGCAAACAAAATGAGTGAAGAAAGGTTGAAGCAAGCTTTGGAGGCAGAATCACAGATTATTAAGTTAAAGACGAACATACAAAGGTTATTTGA GCTTGAAGAGAAATTTGCTGACATTGAGTCTGAAAACAAAATTCTTCGGCAACAGCAAATAAGTACACCTGTTAAAAGGGCACATGAGCACCCACCAATTCCACCAACTCCAGAAACTCAT GAACCACAAAGTGCAACACCGAAGAAGTTTGGCACTGAATCTGATAGCAAGTTGAGGAGATCACTTGTTGAACGTCAACAT GAGAGTGTTGATGCTCTTATCAATTGTGTCGTGAAAAACGTTGGGTTCAGTCAAGGAAAACCTGTTGCGGCCATTACCATCTACAAGTGTCTTCTCCACTGGAAATCTTTTGAGGCTGAAAGGACTAGTGTGTTTGATCGCCTCATCCAGATGATTGGTTCCGAAATTGAG AACCAAGACAACAATGATCACATGGCATACTGGCTATCAAATACATCTGCATTATTGTTCTTACTCCAACGAAGTCTGAAGGGTGCTGGTGCAAAGAAACCACCCGCTCCAACATCTCTCTTTGGGAGGATGACCATG GGTTTTCGCTCATCCCCTTCTTCTGCAAACCTTGCACCTGCACTTGATGTAGTACGCCAAGTGGAAGCCAAGTACCCAGCATTATTATTCAAGCAGCAGCTTACAGCATATGTGGAGAAAATATATGGCATTATTCGAGACAACTTGAAAAGAGAGTTGAAtccattgctttctttgtgTATCCAG GCACCAAGAGCGTCAAAGGGTGTACTAAGATCTGGTCGGTCCTTTGGGAAAGATTCTCCAGCGAGTCACTGGCTGAGCATTATTGACAGCCTTAGCACTTTCCTTAGCACATTGAAAGAAAATTTT GTGCCTCCTGTTCTTGTCAAGGAGATCTTTACTCAGACTTTCTCCTATATTAATGTTCAACTGTTTAATAG TCTTCTTCTACGTCGTGAATGCTGTACATTCAGCAATGGGGAGTATGTGAAATCTGGATTGGCTGAATTGGAGCTGTGGTGTTGTCAAGCAAAAGAAGAG TATGCGGGCTCATCGTGGGATGAACTTAAGCACATAAGACAAGCTGTTGGTTTCCTG GTCATACATCAGAAGTACAGAATTTCATATGATGAAATCACCAATGATCTGTGCCCT ATCCTGAGTGTTCAACAGCTGTACAGAATATGTACTCTCTATTGGGATGATAACTACAACACCCGAAGTGTATCTCCAGAT GTAATTTCCAGTATGAGAGTACTTATGACTGAGGACTCGAACAATGCTGTCAGCAACTCATTTTTGTTGGATGACAATTCCAG CATCCCCTTCTCGGTTGATGACCTCTCTACGTCCCTGCAAGAGAAGGAGTTTTCAGATGTCCAACCAGCAGAGGAACTTCTTGAGCATCCTGCCTTTGAGTTTTTACATGAGCGAGGCTAA
- the LOC126622725 gene encoding myosin-6-like isoform X1 — MAAAISLVVGSLVWIEDPEEAWLDGEIVEIKGENYKVLCTSGKTVVVKASNVYPKDAEAPPCGVDDMTKLAYLHEPGVLDNLRSRYDINEIYTYTGSILIAVNPFCRLPHLYDSHMMEQYKGADFGELSPHPFAVADAAYRLMINDGISQSILVSGESGAGKTESTKLLMRYLAYMGGKAAAEGRSVEQQVLESNPVLEAFGNAKTVRNNNSSRFGKFVELQFDKNGRISGAAIRTYLLERSRVCQVSSPERNYHCFYMLCAAPPEDVQRFKLGHPKTFHYLNQSDCIELDGLDDAEEYIATRKAMEVVGISTEEQDAIFRVVAAILHLGNIEFAKGKEMDSSMPKDNKSLFHLKTAAELFMCDAKALEDSLCKRVIVTRDETITKWLDPEAAAVSRDALAKVVYSRLFDWLVDKINNSIGQDPDSKFLIGVLDIYGFESFKTNSFEQFCINLTNEKLQQHFNQHVFKMEQEEYTKEEIDWSYIEFVDNQDILDMIEKKPGGIIALLDEACMFPRSTHETFAQKLYQTFKNHKRFTKPKLSQSDFTICHYAGDVTYQTELFLDKNKDYVVAEHQALLSASTCSFVSGMFTSLVEDSSKSSKFSSIGSRFKQQLQQLLETLSSTEPHYIRCVKPNNVLKPAIFENKNVLQQLRCGGVMEAIRISCAGYPTRKAFVEFVDRFGLLAPEVLDGSTDEVNACKKLLEKVGLEGYQIGKTKVFLRAGQMAELDARRSEVLGRSASIIQRKVRSYLAKRSFILLRLSAIRLQAACRGHLARHVYQGMRREASSQMIQRHLRMYLARKAYKELYCSAVSIQTGMRGLTARNELRFRRQTRAAIIIQSHTRKFLARLHYRKTKKAAITTQCAWRGKVARMELRKLKMAARETGALQAAKNKLEKQVEELTWRLQLEKRIRADLEEAKTQENEKLQSALQDMQVQFKETKAMLEKEREALKRAEKVVPVIQEVPVVDHGLMEKLTNENEQLKALVNSLEIKIDETEKKYEEANKMSEERLKQALEAESQIIKLKTNIQRLFELEEKFADIESENKILRQQQISTPVKRAHEHPPIPPTPETHRVENGHHLSKESRANEPQSATPKKFGTESDSKLRRSLVERQHESVDALINCVVKNVGFSQGKPVAAITIYKCLLHWKSFEAERTSVFDRLIQMIGSEIENQDNNDHMAYWLSNTSALLFLLQRSLKGAGAKKPPAPTSLFGRMTMGFRSSPSSANLAPALDVVRQVEAKYPALLFKQQLTAYVEKIYGIIRDNLKRELNPLLSLCIQAPRASKGVLRSGRSFGKDSPASHWLSIIDSLSTFLSTLKENFVPPVLVKEIFTQTFSYINVQLFNSLLLRRECCTFSNGEYVKSGLAELELWCCQAKEEYAGSSWDELKHIRQAVGFLVIHQKYRISYDEITNDLCPILSVQQLYRICTLYWDDNYNTRSVSPDVISSMRVLMTEDSNNAVSNSFLLDDNSSIPFSVDDLSTSLQEKEFSDVQPAEELLEHPAFEFLHERG, encoded by the exons GCTGCTGCTATTAGTCTTGTGGTTGGATCTCTTGTTTGGATCGAGGATCCTGAAGAAGCTTGGCTCGATGGTGAAATTGTGGAGATTAAAGGTGAAAACTACAAGGTTCTCTGCACTTCAGGAAAGACG GTTGTCGTTAAAGCCTCAAATGTCTATCCTAAAGATGCTGAGGCCCCACCCTGTGGAGTGGATGATATGACCAAGCTGGCTTATTTGCATGAACCAGGTGTCCTAGATAATTTACGGTCACGATATGATATCAATGAAATATAT ACGTACACAGGGAGCATTTTGATTGCTGTGAACCCTTTTTGTAGACTACCTCATCTGTATGATAGCCATATGATGGAACAATATAAAGGGGCTGATTTCGGTGAACTAAGCCCACACCCGTTTGCTGTTGCAGACGCAGCATATAG ACTTATGATTAATGACGGAATAAGTCAGTCAATATTGGTTAGTGGTGAGAGTGGGGCTGGTAAAACAGAAAGCACCAAACTGCTTATGCGCTATCTTGCCTACATGGGAGGGAAAGCTGCTGCTGAAGGGAGGAGTGTTGAGCAGCAAGTCTTGGAG TCAAATCCTGTTTTAGAAGCATTTGGGAATGCGAAGACTGTTAGAAACAATAATTCCAG TCGTTTTGGTAAGTTTGTGGAGCTTCAGTTTGATAAGAATGGGAGGATCTCCGGGGCTGCAATAAGAACATACTTGCTTGAAAGATCGCGTGTTTGTCAGGTGTCCAGTCCTGAAAGAAACTATCACTGTTTCTACATGCTTTGCGCTGCACCACCTGAG GATGTTCAAAGGTTCAAATTGGGacacccaaaaacatttcacTATTTGAATCAATCAGAttgtattgaattggatgggctTGATGATGCCGAAGAATACATTGCTACAAGGAAGGCAATGGAGGTTGTTGGAATAAGTACTGAAGAACAG GATGCCATATTTCGAGTTGTGGCAGCAATTCTACATCTCGGAAACATTGAATTTGCAAAGGGAAAGGAAATGGACTCGTCCATGCCGAAGGACAACAAGTCTTTGTTCCACCTAAAAACTGCTGCTGAGCTTTTCAT GTGTGATGCGAAGGCGCTAGAAGATTCTCTTTGCAAACGTGTTATTGTTACGCGTGATGAAACAATCACAAAATGGCTGGATCCAGAAGCCGCAGCTGTCAGTAGAGATGCTTTGGCTAAAGTTGTGTACTCGAGATTGTTTGATTG GCTGGTGGATAAGATTAACAATTCAATTGGTCAGGACCCTGACTCAAAGTTCTTAATTGGAGTTCTCGACATTTATGGATTTGAGAGTTTCAAAACTAACAG TTTTGAGCAATTTTGCATCAATTTGACGAATGAGAAGCTTCAGCAACATTTCAATCAG CACGTTTTCAAAATGGAGCAAGAGGAATATACAAAAGAAGAGATTGATTGGAGTTACATTGAATTTGTTGACAACCAAGATATCCTAGATATGATTGAAAAG AAACCTGGTGGCATAATTGCTCTTCTCGATGAAGCTTG TATGTTTCCAAGATCGACACATGAAACATTTGCTCAGAAGTTATATCAAACATTCAAAAATCATAAGCGCTTCACCAAACCAAAATTGTCACAAAGTGACTTCACAATTTGCCATTATGCTGGTGAT GTCACTTATCAAACTGAATTGTTTCTGGACAAGAACAAGGACTATGTGGTTGCTGAGCATCAAGCGCTTTTGAGTGCTTCTACATGTTCCTTTGTCTCGGGCATGTTTACGTCGTTAGTTGAGGATTCATCCAAGTCGTCAAAGTTCTCTTCAATAGGTTCTCGGTTTAAG CAACAACTGCAACAATTGCTTGAAACTCTCAGTTCTACGGAGCCACATTATATTCGGTGTGTAAAACCCAACAATGTTCTTAAGCCAGCAATCTTTGAGAACAAAAATGTTCTGCAACAACTTCGTTGTGGG GGGGTCATGGAAGCAATCAGGATAAGCTGTGCTGGATATCCTACTAGAAaagcttttgttgaatttgTAGACCGATTTGGCCTCCTTGCACCCGAAGTTCTGGATGGGAG CACTGATGAGGTCAATGCTTGCAAGAAACTTTTAGAGAAGGTGGGCCTAGAAGGCTATCAG ATTGGTAAAACGAAGGTCTTCCTTCGGGCTGGTCAGATGGCGGAATTGGATGCTCGTAGAAGTGAGGTCTTGGGAAGATCAGCTAGTATTATTCAAAGGAAAGTTCGTTCTTATTTGGCTAAAAGAAGTTTTATTTTGCTCCGTCTTTCTGCAATACGACTCCAAGCTGCTTGTAGAG GACATCTTGCTCGACATGTCTATCAGGGCATGAGGAGAGAAGCTTCCAGTCAGATGATCCAAAGGCATTTGCGCATGTATCTTGCTAGGAAAGCTTACAAAGAATTGTATTGCTCTGCTGTATCTATTCAGACCGGTATGCGAGGGTTAACTGCACGTAATGAGCTACGCTTTAGAAGGCAGACCAGAGCAGCAATTATCATCcag AGTCACACTCGCAAGTTCTTGGCACGGTTGCATTATAGGAAGACAAAGAAAGCTGCAATTACCACACAATGTGCTTGGAGAGGAAAGGTTGCTCGTATGGAACTACGAAAGCTTAAGATG GCTGCAAGGGAAACGGGAGCTCTCCAAGCtgccaaaaataaattagaaaagcAAGTTGAAGAATTGACATGGAGATTACAGCTGGAGAAACGCATAAGG GCCGACTTGGAAGAAGCCaaaacacaagaaaatgaaaaactacAGTCTGCTTTGCAAGATATGCAAGTTCAATTTAAGGAAACGAAGGCGATGCTTGAGAAGGAGCGTGAAGCCTTAAAAAGAGCAGAAAAAGTAGTCCCGGTAATACAGGAGGTTCCAGTTGTTGACCATGGCTTGATGGAGAAGCTAACCAATGAAAATGAACAACTTAAG GCTTTAGTGAATTCACTGGAGATAAAAATTGACGAAACAGAAAAGAAATATGAAGAGGCAAACAAAATGAGTGAAGAAAGGTTGAAGCAAGCTTTGGAGGCAGAATCACAGATTATTAAGTTAAAGACGAACATACAAAGGTTATTTGA GCTTGAAGAGAAATTTGCTGACATTGAGTCTGAAAACAAAATTCTTCGGCAACAGCAAATAAGTACACCTGTTAAAAGGGCACATGAGCACCCACCAATTCCACCAACTCCAGAAACTCAT AGAGTAGAAAATGGTCACCATTTGAGCAAAGAGAGCAGAGCCAAT GAACCACAAAGTGCAACACCGAAGAAGTTTGGCACTGAATCTGATAGCAAGTTGAGGAGATCACTTGTTGAACGTCAACAT GAGAGTGTTGATGCTCTTATCAATTGTGTCGTGAAAAACGTTGGGTTCAGTCAAGGAAAACCTGTTGCGGCCATTACCATCTACAAGTGTCTTCTCCACTGGAAATCTTTTGAGGCTGAAAGGACTAGTGTGTTTGATCGCCTCATCCAGATGATTGGTTCCGAAATTGAG AACCAAGACAACAATGATCACATGGCATACTGGCTATCAAATACATCTGCATTATTGTTCTTACTCCAACGAAGTCTGAAGGGTGCTGGTGCAAAGAAACCACCCGCTCCAACATCTCTCTTTGGGAGGATGACCATG GGTTTTCGCTCATCCCCTTCTTCTGCAAACCTTGCACCTGCACTTGATGTAGTACGCCAAGTGGAAGCCAAGTACCCAGCATTATTATTCAAGCAGCAGCTTACAGCATATGTGGAGAAAATATATGGCATTATTCGAGACAACTTGAAAAGAGAGTTGAAtccattgctttctttgtgTATCCAG GCACCAAGAGCGTCAAAGGGTGTACTAAGATCTGGTCGGTCCTTTGGGAAAGATTCTCCAGCGAGTCACTGGCTGAGCATTATTGACAGCCTTAGCACTTTCCTTAGCACATTGAAAGAAAATTTT GTGCCTCCTGTTCTTGTCAAGGAGATCTTTACTCAGACTTTCTCCTATATTAATGTTCAACTGTTTAATAG TCTTCTTCTACGTCGTGAATGCTGTACATTCAGCAATGGGGAGTATGTGAAATCTGGATTGGCTGAATTGGAGCTGTGGTGTTGTCAAGCAAAAGAAGAG TATGCGGGCTCATCGTGGGATGAACTTAAGCACATAAGACAAGCTGTTGGTTTCCTG GTCATACATCAGAAGTACAGAATTTCATATGATGAAATCACCAATGATCTGTGCCCT ATCCTGAGTGTTCAACAGCTGTACAGAATATGTACTCTCTATTGGGATGATAACTACAACACCCGAAGTGTATCTCCAGAT GTAATTTCCAGTATGAGAGTACTTATGACTGAGGACTCGAACAATGCTGTCAGCAACTCATTTTTGTTGGATGACAATTCCAG CATCCCCTTCTCGGTTGATGACCTCTCTACGTCCCTGCAAGAGAAGGAGTTTTCAGATGTCCAACCAGCAGAGGAACTTCTTGAGCATCCTGCCTTTGAGTTTTTACATGAGCGAGGCTAA